Within Sorangiineae bacterium MSr11367, the genomic segment ATGGTAGCTGCCAGCTTGCCCTCGCCGGGGGGGTCACGTTGATGGCCACGCCCGTCATGTTCCTCGAGTTCTGCCGACTGGGTGCGCTCTCGCCCGATGGCCGCAGCCGCGCATTTTCCACCGATGCCAATGGGACGGGGTTGGCCGACGGACTCGGGCTCCTTCTCCTCGAGCGGCTCTCGGATGCGCAGCGCAACGGGCACCCGGTGCTGGCCGTCCTTCGCGGCTCGGCGGTGAATCAGGACGGCAAGAGCCAGGGATTTACCGCGCCCAACGGCTCCGCGCAGCAGCGTGTGATCCGCCAGGCGCTCGAGGCCGCGCGCATTTCGGCGAGCGAGGTCGATGCGGTCGAGGCCCATGGCACGGGCACCGCGCTCGGGGATCCCATCGAGGCGCACGCGTTGCTCGCCACCTACGGAGAAGCGCATTCCAAGGAGAATCCGCTGTGGCTTGGCTCGCTCAAGTCCAACATCGGGCACACGCAGGCGTCCGCGGGCGTCGGCGGCGTGATGAAGATGGTGCTCGCCATGCAGCACGGGCTGCTGCCGAAGACGCTGCATGCGGACACGCCCTCGCCGCACGTGGAATGGTCGCCTGGGACCGTCCGCTTGCTGAAGGAGGCCTTGCCCTGGACGATGCACGGGCGGCCGCGGCGCGCCGGCGTGTCCTCCTTCAGCGTCAGTGGGACCAATGCCCACGTCGTGCTGGAGGAAGCGCCGCCTCCCGCTCCCGCGCCCGAGGAGAGCAGCGAAGGTGCCGCGCTTCCTTTCGTGCTCTCGGGCCCGTCCGAGACGGCGTTGCGGGCGCAAGCCGAGCGTCTCTCCGCGCACGTCGCATCGACACCTGACGCCACCTTGGCCGATCTCGCGTACTCGCTGGCCACGACGCGAACGCACTTCGCGCATCGCGCCGTCGTCGTGGCACGTGATGGCCATTCGCTCGTGCAAGGCCTTCGAGCCATTGCGCAGGACCAAATCGTACCCCAGGTGCGGGTGGGCCGGCGAATACCGCAAGGCAAAGTGGTCTTCGTCTTTCCAGGCCAGGGCTCGCAATGGACCGAGATGGCGCGTGCTCTGCTCGCGCCGGGCGAGCACGCTCCGGCGCAGAGCGCCTTTCGCGCGTGCGTCGAAGCATGCGATCGCGCGCTCTTGCCCCACACGGGCTGGTCACCTCTGGCGATTCTGCGCGGCGATGCGGACAGCGAAGCCCCATCGCTCGATCGGGTCGACGTCGCGCAAGTGCTGCTTTTCATCGTCATGGTGTCGCTCGCCGCCATGTGGCGCGCGGCCGGGGTCGAGCCCGATGCCGTCGTCGGACATAGCCAAGGCGAAATCGCGGCGGCCTACGTCGCAGGGGCCTTGTCGCTCGAGGATGCCGCCAAGGTCGTGGCGCTGCGAAGCCGTACCCTCTGCGCCATTCGAGGAAAAGGCGCCATGGCGTCCATCGAGCTGCCCGCGGACGATCTGGAAGCGCGGCTGTCGCGTCTCGAGCGACGCATCACCATCGCCGGCATCAATGGCCCGCACACCACGCTGGTATCGGGCGATCCCGAGGCCGTCGACGCGCTTCTTGCGGGGCTCGCGGAAACTTCGACGCCTCCCATTTTTGCGCGCAAAATCCGCGTGGATTATGCCTCCCACGGCCCTCAGGTCGAAGTGTTTCGCGAGGAGCTCGCGCAGCACCTCCGCGGGCTCTCGCCGCGCGCGGCGACGGTGCCGATCTACTCCAGCGTGACCGGCGAACCGGTCGAAGGCCACACGCTCGACGGCGCGTACTGGTACCGGAACCTGCGCCAGCCGGTGCTCTTCGCGGCGGCCACGCAAAGGCTCCTCACCGACGATTATCGCTTCTTCGTCGAGGTAAGCCCGAACGCCGTGCTCGAGCTGCTCCTGCAAGAGGCGCTCGACACCCGCGGTGTGGCAGGCGCCGTCGTCGATTCACTCGAGCGGGGCAACGGCACGCTCGAGCGATGGCTTCTCTCGCTCGGGAAGCTCCACGCCCATGGTCACGCGCTCGACTGGTCCAAGGTTCTCCCGTCCGCGAAAGCGATCCCGCTTCCGACGTACGCCTTCCAGCGCCGGCGATTCTCCCACGACGGCGCGACGGACGCGGCCCAGGCCACCGATGCATCCAGTGGTCCCTCCGGAGCGCCCCTGCATCCGCGACCGCCGCTCTCGACGCCCTACGTGCCCCCCAAGGAGGACATCGAGTGCGTCCTCGCCGAGGCCTGGGGACAGGTGCTCGGCATTCGCGAGGTCGGCATCCATGACGACTTCTTCGAGCTCGGCGGCAACTCCGCCCTTGCAGGCCAAGTGCTCGCACGCCTCAAACGATCGTTTCCCGTTCCGATCCGTTTCGATCTCTTCTTCGGAAACCCCACCATCGCGGCCCTGGCACCTCGCATCGAGGAGCACCTCGTTGCCGCGCTCGACGAGCTATCCGACGGGGAGGCCGAGCGGCTCCTTTCGACCTACGCCCAAGCAAACCGAGGAATCCATGCCCGATGATGACGCCGGGGCGACGCGCTCCCATGACATGTCCTCCGCGAAACGCGCACTCCTTGCACGATGGAAACGCGGCGGTGCAGAGGCGACGAAGGTCGACATCCCGCGCGCGACCCGTACGGAAAACGGCGCACCGCTCTCGTCGATGCAGCAGCGTCTCTGGTACCTCGATCAACTCGTCCCCGGAAGCCCCGCGTACAACGTCCCCTTCTTCGCACGCTTCGAAGGCCGGCTCGATGTGCCCGCACTCCAGCGGGCGCTCACCGAAATCGTGCGCCGCCACGAGACGCTGCGAACGATTTTCCCGACCGCCGGAGGGCGCGCCAAGCCCATTCTCACTGCACCGTTCGAAGTCCAAATCGCGTTCGAGGATCTGCGCGGCGTGCCCCCGGCCGAACGAGACGCGCGAACCTCCCAGGCGCTGCAGTCCGAGTCCAGGCAGCTCCTCCCGCTCGAATCCGGACCGCTGTTCGCCGCGCGGCTTCTGCGCCTTGCCGACGACGAGCACCTTTGCCTGTTCACGATCCACCACATCGTGTCCGATGGCTGGTCGCTCGGTGTCTTCAACCGCGAGCTCGCCGCGCTCTACGCCGCGTACGCCGCGGGCAAGCCCAGCCCCTTGCCGGAGCTTCCCATTCAATATGCCGACTTCGCCACGTGGCAGCAGCAACGGCTGGCGGAGGGCGCATGCAAGCCCGACCTCGATTTCTGGAGGCGCGAACTCACCGGCCTTTCGCCCCTCGCGCTCCCGACGGATCGTCCGCGACCGCCCGTGCAGACCTTCCGCGGGGCGCGCGTGGAGTTCGCGTTGCCCGAGGCCCTGACGCCCGCGATCCAGTCTGCCTGCCTGCGCGAAGACGTCACGCCGTACATGTTCTTCCTGGCCGCGTTCACCACGCTCCTCGCGCGCTATTCGGGCCAGGACGACGTGGCCGTGGGCTCGCCCATCGCGAATCGAGGCCGTGTCGAAACCGAAGGGCTCATCGGCTTTTTTTCGAACACCATCGTTTTGCGCACCGATCTATCGAACGATCCGTCGTTCCGTGAATTGCTCGGCCGCATCCGCGTCCGCTCGCTGGCGGCGTTCCAGCACCAGGAGCTGCCCTTCGAATGGCTGGTGAACGAGCTGGAGATCAAGCGGGATACGAGCCGCAATCCCATCTTCCAGGTCATGATGGTGCTGCAAAATACGATCACGCAAACGCCCATCGAGGGCCTCGTGTCGACCTTTGGAGAGATCCCCTCGGGAACATCCAAGTTCGATATTTGGCTTCAATGGATGCAAATCGGCACTAGGTGGCAAGCGACCTTCGAATACGCCACCGATCTCTTCGACGAAGCGACCATCGCCCGCATGTCGAAGCATCTGGTGAAGGTGCTCGAGTCGGTCACCGAAAGCCCCGAGCTCACGCTTTCGGCGATCCCGCTGCTCGACGCGGAGGAGCGCCTCGACGTGCTCACCCGATTCAACGATACGGCAAAGGATTACGGGCCGGCGCGCCCGCTCCACGAGCACATCGAAGCGCAGGTCGACCGGACGCCGCATGCCGTGGCGGTGTCGTTCGAAGGTCGAACCTTGACCTATGCCGAGCTCGATGCGCGCGCCAATCAGCTCGCTCACTTGCTCGTCGACGCGGGCGTGAGGCCGGATACGCTCGTGGGCGTCTACGCGGAGCGCTCGCTGAACCTCGTGGTGGCGCTGCTGGGGGTCCTGAAGAGCGGCGCCGCGTACGTTCCGCTGGATCCCTCGTATCCGGACGGGCGCGTGGAGCACATGATCCGCGATACGGCGGTGCCGGTGTTGCTCACGGACCGGGGGCTTCCGGAGCGATTGACCGCGCGGCTCTCCGATGTCGCGACGCGCACCGTGAAGCTGGACGATGGGTCGGAGCTGGCGGGGTATCCGACGCGAAGGCCGGCCGTGGCCATGGGCATGGAGCACTTGGCCTACGTGATCTTCACCTCGGGCTCCACGGGGCTTCCCAAGGGGGCGATGAACACGCACCGAGGCATCTGCAATCGCCTGCTCTGGATGCAGGACGCCTATGGGCTCGGGGCGGGCGATCGCGTGCTGCAGAAGACGCCTTTCAGCTTCGACGTGTCGGTGTGGGAGTTCTTCTGGCCTCTGATGACCGGCGCGCGCCTCGTGGTGGCGCGCCCCGAGGGGCACAAGGACCCCGCGTACATCGCGGAGACCATCACGAGCGAGGGCATCACCACGATTCACTTCGTGCCGTCGATGCTTCAACTGATGCTCGATCATCCCGGGTTCGCAAGGTGCACCTCGCTGACGCGCGTCGTCTGCAGCGGCGAGGCGCTGCCGGCCGAGTTTCGCGACCGATTCTTCACGAAGCTGCCGGCGGCGGAGATGCACAACCTGTATGGCCCCACCGAGGCCGCCGTCGATGTCACCTTTTGGCAGTGCCGAAAAGAGGATACGTCGCCGACCGTTCCCATCGGCAAGCCCATCGCGAATACGCAGATTTACATCCTCGACGTGCACGGCCAGCCTGCCCCCATCGGCGTCCCGGGAGAGCTCTACATCGGCGGCACCAACGTGGGGCGCGGCTATCTGAATCGCCCCGAGCTCGATGCCGAGCGATTCGTTCGCGATCCGTTCGCGGACACGCCGGGCCGGAAGATGTACCGAACGGGCGATCGCGCGCGGTGGCTGCCGAGCGGCGATGTCGATTTCATGGGGCGCTTGGATTCGCAGGTGAAGCTGCGTGGCCTGCGCATCGAGCTCGAGGAGATCGAACATGCGCTGCGCATGCACGATCTCGTCGCCAATGCGGCGGTGCTGGTGCGCCCGACGCAAGATGCATCGGGCGAGGAGCGCCAACAGCTCGCAGCGTACGTGGTCCCGACGCGCGACACGCGCGAAGGCATGGCCGCCTCCGACGACCACGTATCCCAGTGGGAGCACGTCTTCGATCGAGCCTACGACGCGCCCGACGCCGAGCTCGATCCCGCGCTGAACCTGGCGGGATGGACCAGTAGCTACGACGGAAAGCCGATTCCGAAGGACGAGATGCTCGAGTGGACCGTCCACACCGTCGAGCGTATCTTGGAGACCAAACCGCGCCGCGTGCTCGAAATCGGATGCGGCACGGGCCTTTTGCTCCAGCGAATTGCGCCGCATTGCGAGTCGTTCCTGGGCACGGACACGTCCGAAACGGCGTTGCGCTACCTGCGCGCGCACACCGCAGACCTCGGGAACGTCACGCTCGAGAAGCGCTCCGCCGAGCGCTTCGATGGGCTCGAGCCGGGGAGCTTCGACACCGTCGTGCTGAACTCGGTCGCACAGTATTTTCCCAGCGCGGATTACCTTGCGCGCGTGATCGCCGGTTGCCTGACCCTGGTCGAGGACGGCGGCACCATCTTTCTCGGAGACATCCGCGATCATGCGCGGCTGGAGACGTTCCACGCCTCCGTGGAGATGGCGAATGCCGCCCCGGATGCGACCGCGGCGCAAATCCGCCAGCGCATCGATCGGCGCACGTTCCAGGACAACGAGCTTGCGCTCTCGCCCCTGTTCTTCCTCGAGCTCGAGAAGGTGTTTCCGCGCATCGCCGGCGTGCGCATTCTGCTCAAGCGGGGTCGCGCCGACAACGAGCTCACACGATTCCGCTACGACGTGCGGCTGCATGTCGGCCGCCCCCCGCGGGCCTCCTCCGAGAACGCCGTCACCCTCGATTGGGCGACCGATGTGCAGAGCCTTGGAAGGCTCGTGGAGCGACTCCCGGGCCACGAACGCAGCCCGATTCACGTGCGGCGCGTGCCAAATCGTCGATTGACCACCGCCGCACGTCGGCTCAAGGCTCTGCGGAGGGCGCCCGACGGCGAGCCCCTCGGCGCCATCGTCGATGGAGCACGAGGCGGCGACGACGGCGAAAGTCCGGAGTCCTTCTTCGCGCTCGCGGAGCGCCTTCCCTACGACATCGACGTGCTCTGGACGGGGTTCGATGACCCCGAGTACTTCGACGTCGTGCTCACCCCGCACGGGGGCGCCGGGGCCGCGAGCGTCGTGCCGTCGTGCGTGCTCGCTGCGCTCGGCCACGAGAACACGGCGGGCATCCCACGCAACAACGACCCGCTCCACGCGAAGCTCGCGCGCAAGCTCGTTCCCGAGCTGCGCAGCTACCTCGGGGACAAGCTTCCCGAATTCATGGTCCCCCACGCCTTCATGATCCTGGATCGGCTGCCGGTATCGCCCAACGGAAAGCTGGATCGCGATGCACTGCCTCCCCCCGTCCACATCGTGGCGGAGGTTGCCGAGGAGGACGTACCGCGCACCGCGGCCGAGCGGGAGCTCGCCACCATTTGGACGCAGGTTCTCGGCCTCGAACGCGTCGGCATCGAAAGCAGCTTCTTCGAGCTGGGCGGTGACTCGGTGCTCAGCATCCAAGTCGTCGCACGCGCCAACGAGGCGGGCCTGCGCGTCACGCCCCAGGACATCGTGCGCCACCAGTCCATTCGCGCCCTCGCGGCCGCGATGCGGGATGGCGGCACGGCAAAGGAGCCGGTCGTTCCCTCGCGGCCGATTCCCGAGCTCTCGCCTGCCCTGCTCGAACGAATCGCCGCGCGCGCCGGGGCGCCCATCGAGGATGCGTATCCGCTGTCCGCGTATCAGCGCGAGCAACTTCGAAATCGGTTATCGAATCCGCCCGTGGGGCTCTACGTCCAAAACATGACGACCCAGCTTCGCGCGCCCGGGTCCATCGATCTGGACCTCGTCGAAGCCGCCTGGCAAGCCGTCGCCGAGCGCCACGCCTCGTTTCGCTCGTCGCTTCACTGGCAGGACCTGCCGGAGCCGTTTCAGGTCGTCCATCCGCCCGCACCCCTCCGCGTCGAACGCCACGATGTATCGGCATTGACCGCGGCCGAGCGCACCGAAACGATCCAGCGGTGGGTCCAAGAACTGCGACAGGAAGGCTTCGTCCTGGAGCGCCCGGGGCACGTCCGAATTGCCCTGTTCCAAACCGCACCCGACGACGTCGTCATGGTCTGGCTTTATCATTATATGTTCTCCGACGGGTGGAGCGCCTCCTTCGTTCTCGGGGATTTCGTCACCCTTTACGATGCCATGCTTCGGCGTGCCCCCTCCGGGCTGCCGCCGGCCAATCCTTATCGGCGGTACATCGAATACCAGCGTTCCCTCGACCTCACCGCGACGGAGAGCTTTTGGCGTCGCACCATGCTCTCGTTCGACGGCGTCACGCCGCTCGTCGAATCGCTCGGTGGCAGGCGATTGCCCCCAGCGCAGGCCGGTGCCTACCTGCGCAAGGATCGCTCGATCTCGGCCGAGGCCACCACTTCGCTGCGCGCGCTGGCCAAACGAGCGCGCGTCACGTTGAACAACCTGGTGCAGGCTGCCTGGTGCCTCATTTTGGCCCGATACACCGGCCGCTCGCACGTGTCGTTCGGAAGCATGATGTCGGGTCGCTCGGCCAGTCTCTTGGATTACGAGCGCATGGTGGGGATCTTCACCAACGTTCTCCCCATGAACGTGCCCATCGCCGGCGAGCAACGGCTCATCGATTGGGTGCAGGAAATCCCGCGCATCCAGGCCGATCTGACGGCGCACCACCACGCTTCCCTTCCGGATATCCGGCGCTGGTCCCGCCGCACGGAGGACACATCGCTGTTCGATTCGTCCCTGGTCTTCATCAATTGGCCCATGAGCGCCGATGTCGGCCTCGGCGACCAAGGCCCGCGGCAGCGCACCTCCGCCGACTTCATCGATGGCCAGACGCAAACCGAGCACCCGATTCGATTCGTCTGCATCGCATTGCGTCCCACGCTCGATTTGCAGTTCTTCCATTACGAGTTCGAATTGCCCGACCATGTGATTCTGCCCTTGGTTGCCAGCACGTGCGATCTCTTGGAGCGCCTTTCGGGACTCGCCGCGAGCCGTGTCTCCGACGTTCTCGCGTCCATCCGCAACACGTACTGAAAAGAAAAGAGAAATGCGCGAACCGTTGGATCTTCAGGAGTTGTACGGCGAGGCTTTTCTGCGCGGCGTCGCGGAGGGGGCACGCTTGGCCGAACGCGTGGCGAGGCAAGCCTACCAGCGGCACTTCGCACGGGATCGGCGCCCTCTTCGCACCATCCTGGGTGAAGAGCCCGCGGCGGCGACCGGACGCAGCGCGTATCACTTCAAGAAGCGGCTATTCGAGTATCTGATCGACAAAGGCGATCTCCTCCTGCAGGAGGATGGCACGCTCGTCGCGTCTCCGGAGCTGAGCGTGCCGATCGGGGACGAACCCGTGGAAGAGCCGAGTTGCCAGGGCTACCTTCTGCTCACGCAGCTCACCGACGTCGTCGATGCGGTCCTATCGGGCACGGATGGCTTTCAAGCGATCGGACAGAAATACGGCATGGAGGCCGCGCTCGAGCATTGGAGCTCGGCGATGGTCGAGCTGCCGGTGCGGGTACCGGGGATCGCGATGACCGCACGCGCGCTCCTGCAGCGGCTGGAGCGTGGGCCGTGCGTCGTCCTGGAAGGTGGGGCCGGCGTCGGTGCCGTGCTTCGACACGCGCTGTCGATGCCGCGCTTCCGCACCGCTATCACGAATATCGAACAATACTATTTCACGGAGATCAGCCCGCTCCTATTGAACATCGGCAAAAAGTGGCTCCGCGCGAACGCTCCCCCCGAGCTGACACGGCGAATGCGCTTCGAGATCCACGATCTCGATCGGACGGTGCTTCAGGCATTGCCCTATACGCGGGACGAATCCGTCGACGTGATCATCCTCGAGTACGTTCTCTACGACGTCATCGACCTGCACGAGGTGTTGACCACGTTCCGGAGGATGCTGCGGCCGGGTGGACGCCTGATCTTCACGATGGCGCATCGTCAGCGCCCGGCGCTGTTTTTCCCGGCCGAAATACTCCAATCCACGCTTCACAGCTTCTATCGCGCGAAGCTCGATCCGCCTCGGAGGGTCAACTACGGGTACCTGACCCTCGAAGAGTGGCAGCTCTCGCTCCGCGACGCGGGGTTTCAGGAGTATCACGTCTATCCCGAAGCGGAACGCCACCCCGAGCTCCTGTTCGGAGGCATCGTCGCCTTCACGTGAGACGCAACAATGGATCGATCTCTCGCGATTCGCCGGCGAGAGATTGCTCCACCCGCCCGATGTCTCGGCCATAGTGAGAAATCGCCGCCGACAGGTCCGAGGGTGAGGACAGCGCCGACCGAGAAGAACGTCCGCCCAAGGCTCGCGCCATGGCGGTATCCAGCGAGGCGCGTGCCCACTCGAGAATCTGCGGCTGCGTCGTCGCCCGGCGTCGGTTTAGACTTCCGACGAGAAGTGCCCACGCCACGACGTCCCCGGCCAAGGCGCACCGCCAGGAGTACGCCACGCTTCCGGTTGCCGGAACGTGCGGCCCCAACTCGGCAACACGGAGTGCATCCATGCAGCTGGCAACCTTGGCCGCAACCTCGGGACTCGCAAGCTCGTTTCGAAGGAAGCCATAGACCCCGGGCGATCCCGCCAAAAGGCCCCGCGAGCCCAAGAACTCGGCAAGCACCTCCGTGGGGCCCTCGAAGATGCGAAAGACGCGCGCATCCCGAAGGATCTGCGGCGCCAGATTGGCTTCGTCGTACCCGCGTGCGCCAAGCACCTGAATCAAACGATCCGCCGCTTTCCAAAGGAACTCGGAGGACACCATCTTGCACGCAACGAAGGCCTCGAGGGGTACGGCATTGCCGGAATCGAGGAGATCCGCCACGGCGTACAGCAATGCGTCCGCCGCGGCCGTTTTGGCCACCAGCTCGCCCAAACTCATCGAATAAGCGATATTCTCATTGAGTTTGCCGGACCCAATAGGGCGCCGCGTGGCATATCGATTCATGAGTTGCAGACAGCGCTTCATCGCTCCGACCGCACACGCGCCCAAGGCGAAGCGCGTGAGCATCATGGAATCCACGCCCACGCGAAGACCATCGCCAACCTCGCCCAACACCTGCGAACCTTCGACATGAACGTCCCGCAAGTGGACCTTGCTCTGCACCATACCGCGCAACCCCATCGAAAGCAGCTCTTCTCCCAAGACGACGCCGGGTTGCTCGGTTCGAACTGCGAACGCGCCCATTTCGCCTGGGTTACCCTCGTTGTCGCAAACGTGGGCCATCACGGTCATGACACCGGACCATGAACCGTTTCCAATCCACACCTTGTCGCCCGAGAGTTTCCACCCGCCACCGGAGGTTGGAATGGCCTTCGTCGAAATCTTCGTGAAGTCGGAGCCCGCACCGACCTCCGTTTGTGCGTACGCACCGAGCATCCGCCCCCGCGCGAGCTGGGGCAGGACGTCCCCCTTGAACGGTTCGCGGGCAAAGGTGGCAATGGGCCGGATCCCGGGGAAGACGGACGTCGTGAGCCAGGTGCCCAGTCCGAGATCGATGGCCGCCGCCTGTTCGAGAATGCGTGCAATATCCCGATTCCAGAGCGCAAGACCGCCATACTCTTTCTCGACCTGAATGCCCAACAATCCGCGGTTCGCAAAGTCGAGCACGATGTAGGGCGGGATGCATCGCCGCTCGTCGATGAGTCGGGAATTGATCCGCCGCTCGGCATAGCCACGTATCCACCCGATCAAGTCGTCCGCACACGCTGCACTGGTTTCCTTGGAGACGGGCGTATACTGACGCTTGATCATTGCCCAATGCCTCTACGATGGCGGATCGAAATCCTTTGGGTCCGGCAGAATCCAGCCTGCGCGTCGCGAAACCGGCGCACCATGATGCAACGCGCCTTGCCCCTGGCCATTCCAATCCGGCCAAGGGTGGCGCACACGGTCCACGGGGGTATGATGCAACGATGCAGCGTTCGATGGTTGCCTTGCGACTCCTAGGGGCGTGCTGCGCGCTG encodes:
- a CDS encoding acyltransferase domain-containing protein, whose translation is MSADREEKLVQYLKRLTHELHTLKTQLHELEERRNEPIAIVSMSCRFPGGVQSPEGLWEVLREGRDATSDFPDDRGWNVETIYDPEQGKAGKSYVRRGAFVQDTDAFDAAFFGIAPQDVTSIDPQQRLLLEAAWEAFERGGIVPSSLQGSPTGVFVGIFANDYLRRLAPETQSLLGSAGSAASGRIAYKFGLEGPAITVDTACSSSLVSIHLACQALRDGSCQLALAGGVTLMATPVMFLEFCRLGALSPDGRSRAFSTDANGTGLADGLGLLLLERLSDAQRNGHPVLAVLRGSAVNQDGKSQGFTAPNGSAQQRVIRQALEAARISASEVDAVEAHGTGTALGDPIEAHALLATYGEAHSKENPLWLGSLKSNIGHTQASAGVGGVMKMVLAMQHGLLPKTLHADTPSPHVEWSPGTVRLLKEALPWTMHGRPRRAGVSSFSVSGTNAHVVLEEAPPPAPAPEESSEGAALPFVLSGPSETALRAQAERLSAHVASTPDATLADLAYSLATTRTHFAHRAVVVARDGHSLVQGLRAIAQDQIVPQVRVGRRIPQGKVVFVFPGQGSQWTEMARALLAPGEHAPAQSAFRACVEACDRALLPHTGWSPLAILRGDADSEAPSLDRVDVAQVLLFIVMVSLAAMWRAAGVEPDAVVGHSQGEIAAAYVAGALSLEDAAKVVALRSRTLCAIRGKGAMASIELPADDLEARLSRLERRITIAGINGPHTTLVSGDPEAVDALLAGLAETSTPPIFARKIRVDYASHGPQVEVFREELAQHLRGLSPRAATVPIYSSVTGEPVEGHTLDGAYWYRNLRQPVLFAAATQRLLTDDYRFFVEVSPNAVLELLLQEALDTRGVAGAVVDSLERGNGTLERWLLSLGKLHAHGHALDWSKVLPSAKAIPLPTYAFQRRRFSHDGATDAAQATDASSGPSGAPLHPRPPLSTPYVPPKEDIECVLAEAWGQVLGIREVGIHDDFFELGGNSALAGQVLARLKRSFPVPIRFDLFFGNPTIAALAPRIEEHLVAALDELSDGEAERLLSTYAQANRGIHAR
- a CDS encoding amino acid adenylation domain-containing protein, yielding MPDDDAGATRSHDMSSAKRALLARWKRGGAEATKVDIPRATRTENGAPLSSMQQRLWYLDQLVPGSPAYNVPFFARFEGRLDVPALQRALTEIVRRHETLRTIFPTAGGRAKPILTAPFEVQIAFEDLRGVPPAERDARTSQALQSESRQLLPLESGPLFAARLLRLADDEHLCLFTIHHIVSDGWSLGVFNRELAALYAAYAAGKPSPLPELPIQYADFATWQQQRLAEGACKPDLDFWRRELTGLSPLALPTDRPRPPVQTFRGARVEFALPEALTPAIQSACLREDVTPYMFFLAAFTTLLARYSGQDDVAVGSPIANRGRVETEGLIGFFSNTIVLRTDLSNDPSFRELLGRIRVRSLAAFQHQELPFEWLVNELEIKRDTSRNPIFQVMMVLQNTITQTPIEGLVSTFGEIPSGTSKFDIWLQWMQIGTRWQATFEYATDLFDEATIARMSKHLVKVLESVTESPELTLSAIPLLDAEERLDVLTRFNDTAKDYGPARPLHEHIEAQVDRTPHAVAVSFEGRTLTYAELDARANQLAHLLVDAGVRPDTLVGVYAERSLNLVVALLGVLKSGAAYVPLDPSYPDGRVEHMIRDTAVPVLLTDRGLPERLTARLSDVATRTVKLDDGSELAGYPTRRPAVAMGMEHLAYVIFTSGSTGLPKGAMNTHRGICNRLLWMQDAYGLGAGDRVLQKTPFSFDVSVWEFFWPLMTGARLVVARPEGHKDPAYIAETITSEGITTIHFVPSMLQLMLDHPGFARCTSLTRVVCSGEALPAEFRDRFFTKLPAAEMHNLYGPTEAAVDVTFWQCRKEDTSPTVPIGKPIANTQIYILDVHGQPAPIGVPGELYIGGTNVGRGYLNRPELDAERFVRDPFADTPGRKMYRTGDRARWLPSGDVDFMGRLDSQVKLRGLRIELEEIEHALRMHDLVANAAVLVRPTQDASGEERQQLAAYVVPTRDTREGMAASDDHVSQWEHVFDRAYDAPDAELDPALNLAGWTSSYDGKPIPKDEMLEWTVHTVERILETKPRRVLEIGCGTGLLLQRIAPHCESFLGTDTSETALRYLRAHTADLGNVTLEKRSAERFDGLEPGSFDTVVLNSVAQYFPSADYLARVIAGCLTLVEDGGTIFLGDIRDHARLETFHASVEMANAAPDATAAQIRQRIDRRTFQDNELALSPLFFLELEKVFPRIAGVRILLKRGRADNELTRFRYDVRLHVGRPPRASSENAVTLDWATDVQSLGRLVERLPGHERSPIHVRRVPNRRLTTAARRLKALRRAPDGEPLGAIVDGARGGDDGESPESFFALAERLPYDIDVLWTGFDDPEYFDVVLTPHGGAGAASVVPSCVLAALGHENTAGIPRNNDPLHAKLARKLVPELRSYLGDKLPEFMVPHAFMILDRLPVSPNGKLDRDALPPPVHIVAEVAEEDVPRTAAERELATIWTQVLGLERVGIESSFFELGGDSVLSIQVVARANEAGLRVTPQDIVRHQSIRALAAAMRDGGTAKEPVVPSRPIPELSPALLERIAARAGAPIEDAYPLSAYQREQLRNRLSNPPVGLYVQNMTTQLRAPGSIDLDLVEAAWQAVAERHASFRSSLHWQDLPEPFQVVHPPAPLRVERHDVSALTAAERTETIQRWVQELRQEGFVLERPGHVRIALFQTAPDDVVMVWLYHYMFSDGWSASFVLGDFVTLYDAMLRRAPSGLPPANPYRRYIEYQRSLDLTATESFWRRTMLSFDGVTPLVESLGGRRLPPAQAGAYLRKDRSISAEATTSLRALAKRARVTLNNLVQAAWCLILARYTGRSHVSFGSMMSGRSASLLDYERMVGIFTNVLPMNVPIAGEQRLIDWVQEIPRIQADLTAHHHASLPDIRRWSRRTEDTSLFDSSLVFINWPMSADVGLGDQGPRQRTSADFIDGQTQTEHPIRFVCIALRPTLDLQFFHYEFELPDHVILPLVASTCDLLERLSGLAASRVSDVLASIRNTY
- a CDS encoding class I SAM-dependent methyltransferase produces the protein MREPLDLQELYGEAFLRGVAEGARLAERVARQAYQRHFARDRRPLRTILGEEPAAATGRSAYHFKKRLFEYLIDKGDLLLQEDGTLVASPELSVPIGDEPVEEPSCQGYLLLTQLTDVVDAVLSGTDGFQAIGQKYGMEAALEHWSSAMVELPVRVPGIAMTARALLQRLERGPCVVLEGGAGVGAVLRHALSMPRFRTAITNIEQYYFTEISPLLLNIGKKWLRANAPPELTRRMRFEIHDLDRTVLQALPYTRDESVDVIILEYVLYDVIDLHEVLTTFRRMLRPGGRLIFTMAHRQRPALFFPAEILQSTLHSFYRAKLDPPRRVNYGYLTLEEWQLSLRDAGFQEYHVYPEAERHPELLFGGIVAFT
- a CDS encoding acyl-CoA dehydrogenase; translation: MIKRQYTPVSKETSAACADDLIGWIRGYAERRINSRLIDERRCIPPYIVLDFANRGLLGIQVEKEYGGLALWNRDIARILEQAAAIDLGLGTWLTTSVFPGIRPIATFAREPFKGDVLPQLARGRMLGAYAQTEVGAGSDFTKISTKAIPTSGGGWKLSGDKVWIGNGSWSGVMTVMAHVCDNEGNPGEMGAFAVRTEQPGVVLGEELLSMGLRGMVQSKVHLRDVHVEGSQVLGEVGDGLRVGVDSMMLTRFALGACAVGAMKRCLQLMNRYATRRPIGSGKLNENIAYSMSLGELVAKTAAADALLYAVADLLDSGNAVPLEAFVACKMVSSEFLWKAADRLIQVLGARGYDEANLAPQILRDARVFRIFEGPTEVLAEFLGSRGLLAGSPGVYGFLRNELASPEVAAKVASCMDALRVAELGPHVPATGSVAYSWRCALAGDVVAWALLVGSLNRRRATTQPQILEWARASLDTAMARALGGRSSRSALSSPSDLSAAISHYGRDIGRVEQSLAGESREIDPLLRLT